Proteins encoded in a region of the Haloplanus natans DSM 17983 genome:
- a CDS encoding relaxase/mobilization nuclease domain-containing protein: protein MKVFTDTNYREHGARNLVEYLDKEKGLENRAGEEMSDEEIEAFIEKSEEYEFEREVIISPQNGTDLSDDQFSLYTRQVMSEFCKDRNTATYCYAIHRDTDHPHAQVALTGTKRDLWMDKEDCEQLRERAQEQFHDQHRELTKELSHQFEQTLQHETTHDLETESDRDLDQEQDSGPAPEQAQAQGPDS, encoded by the coding sequence ATGAAGGTCTTCACGGACACCAACTACCGCGAGCACGGTGCGCGGAACCTCGTCGAGTATCTGGATAAGGAGAAGGGGCTTGAGAACCGCGCCGGCGAGGAGATGTCCGACGAGGAGATCGAGGCGTTCATCGAGAAGTCCGAAGAATACGAGTTCGAGCGGGAGGTCATCATCTCGCCGCAGAACGGCACCGACCTCTCTGACGACCAATTCAGTCTGTACACTCGGCAGGTGATGAGCGAGTTTTGCAAGGACCGCAATACAGCGACGTACTGTTATGCAATCCATCGCGATACTGATCATCCACACGCCCAAGTTGCACTGACTGGAACGAAACGCGACCTCTGGATGGACAAAGAGGACTGCGAACAGCTCCGCGAGCGCGCCCAAGAGCAGTTCCACGACCAGCATCGCGAACTCACCAAGGAACTCTCGCACCAGTTCGAACAGACGTTGCAGCACGAGACCACACACGACCTAGAGACTGAATCCGATCGGGATCTGGACCAGGAACAAGACTCCGGACCAGCCCCCGAGCAGGCACAAGCACAGGGGCCTGACTCGTGA
- a CDS encoding type IV secretory system conjugative DNA transfer family protein codes for MSARTDSESQSKDYRQEDEVEIFFQIAAVMTAALLLPWVYAILERANFYDFKFDGLHRSRALWLVPLFYLVGAVGTVLLFPAHLQLFWAFHVLLLAQIAEVLLHQAGYLTGLSLPLIEQFTPLRVGGFVVVLGSAVYAAQRLRSWDTERELRRIIDDGNYVLPFQGLSAASDRMSLSRFVPLRKDRSILVLGETGAGKTETIKLLTHQMQAGTGDPFVVFDYKGEYQENFEQDHDHENLIYLSSTDATEYWNLFAEIEREADIDEIGRALFPHTDGSEFFSQAGRQLFVAVVTYLHREAQASDTTPTNADLVAFVQSTDKQEMHERLTDYSDLTAAASAIDPDSERQAAGVYANFQQVIADLFRGDFAEAGEFSIREYMNDPQGRTLLLDFPITESDAVQPAFRFFIDWAARFALANEQDTYFVLDEFARLPGLRKIGDLINAGRGRNTQLLLGVQSVAQLHDTYGKDRANALLSGLVQSVIMRVGDAASVEYAQSQIGREKQHRSVPVHDRDGRSVGRQELQDETHPIVESDLERLNDGEAIVVVPDGWLRGLITRFTAIRTQLERALERTPE; via the coding sequence GTGAGCGCCCGTACTGATTCCGAGTCACAGAGCAAGGACTACCGGCAAGAAGACGAGGTCGAGATTTTCTTCCAGATTGCGGCCGTGATGACGGCTGCACTGCTGTTGCCCTGGGTGTATGCCATCCTCGAACGCGCGAATTTCTACGACTTCAAATTCGACGGGTTACACCGGAGTCGCGCGCTCTGGCTCGTCCCCCTGTTCTATCTGGTGGGCGCAGTCGGCACTGTCCTGCTGTTTCCAGCGCATCTCCAGCTGTTCTGGGCGTTCCACGTCCTGCTGCTCGCACAGATCGCCGAAGTCCTCCTTCATCAGGCCGGCTATCTGACCGGCTTGTCGCTGCCGCTCATCGAGCAGTTCACGCCGCTCCGTGTGGGTGGCTTCGTCGTCGTACTCGGAAGCGCAGTGTATGCAGCCCAGCGACTGCGGAGTTGGGATACGGAACGCGAACTCCGTCGAATCATCGACGACGGGAACTACGTCCTCCCGTTTCAGGGCCTCTCTGCAGCAAGTGATCGCATGAGTCTCTCGCGGTTTGTCCCGCTCCGCAAGGACCGATCGATTCTCGTCCTCGGAGAGACGGGCGCCGGGAAGACCGAGACGATCAAGCTCCTCACTCACCAGATGCAGGCCGGAACTGGCGATCCGTTCGTTGTCTTCGACTACAAAGGCGAATATCAGGAGAACTTTGAACAGGACCACGATCACGAGAACCTGATCTACCTCTCGTCGACGGACGCAACCGAATACTGGAATCTCTTCGCCGAAATCGAACGCGAAGCCGATATCGACGAAATCGGCCGGGCGCTGTTTCCCCACACAGATGGGTCAGAATTCTTCAGCCAAGCTGGCCGCCAACTGTTCGTTGCCGTCGTGACGTACCTTCATCGAGAAGCCCAGGCGAGCGATACGACACCGACGAACGCCGACCTCGTGGCGTTCGTCCAGTCGACGGATAAGCAAGAGATGCACGAGCGGCTCACGGACTATTCGGATCTCACTGCGGCAGCGTCGGCAATCGACCCGGATTCGGAACGACAGGCGGCCGGCGTCTACGCGAACTTCCAGCAAGTCATCGCTGACCTCTTCCGCGGTGATTTCGCAGAGGCAGGCGAATTTTCGATTCGCGAGTATATGAACGATCCACAGGGACGGACGTTACTGTTGGATTTCCCGATTACAGAGAGCGATGCAGTCCAACCCGCGTTTCGGTTCTTCATCGACTGGGCGGCACGGTTTGCACTCGCGAACGAGCAGGACACGTACTTTGTCCTCGACGAGTTTGCGCGGCTCCCTGGCCTCCGCAAGATCGGCGACCTGATCAATGCAGGCCGGGGCCGAAACACCCAGCTCTTGCTCGGTGTGCAGTCGGTCGCACAACTCCACGACACCTACGGAAAAGACCGGGCGAACGCGCTGTTGAGCGGCCTCGTCCAATCAGTCATCATGCGCGTTGGCGATGCAGCGAGTGTTGAGTACGCGCAATCACAGATCGGCCGTGAGAAACAGCACCGTTCCGTCCCTGTCCACGACCGCGACGGCCGCTCGGTTGGCCGGCAGGAGCTTCAAGATGAAACCCATCCAATCGTCGAAAGCGATCTCGAACGCCTCAACGATGGCGAGGCGATCGTCGTCGTCCCCGACGGCTGGCTGCGCGGCCTAATCACCCGTTTTACAGCCATTCGGACGCAGCTCGAGCGGGCGCTTGAGCGCACACCGGAGTAG
- a CDS encoding transcription initiation factor IIB: MTHDEESFCTDCGLVVAAEWVDRSPTLGDLGMIGNAEQSIETVDPLRTDKGLHTKITKSTDGHGNPLSNKQWKKFQRLRKWHKRYQFGEGRKRTKRLNEGLRDIEMIGGNLGLPGHVVKTAARYLRRASEARLAGGRMAWEALAGGAMLLAARESRIEREAIDVDVATYTKAPHERVCAAARKIRCELGVDTVSVTRPNAVMTVVDALDDDAIPGSAAVRTWRLAHHLMKLGDQEPVGPGTSRLTIAAAALYGADRLTPQKHLTHKQVAAATSTVVPTSTSRISRYNCELVDAYEARHGTKDPGVILDQEPDTLH; encoded by the coding sequence GTGACCCACGATGAGGAGTCGTTCTGTACGGACTGTGGCCTGGTCGTCGCGGCCGAGTGGGTCGATCGGAGCCCGACGCTGGGCGATCTGGGGATGATCGGGAACGCTGAGCAGAGCATCGAGACGGTGGACCCGCTGCGGACGGACAAGGGCCTCCACACGAAGATAACGAAGAGCACTGACGGACACGGAAATCCGCTCAGTAACAAGCAGTGGAAGAAGTTCCAGCGTCTCCGGAAGTGGCACAAGCGCTACCAGTTCGGTGAGGGTCGCAAGCGGACGAAGCGGCTCAACGAGGGGCTGCGCGATATCGAGATGATCGGCGGCAACCTGGGGCTGCCGGGGCACGTCGTCAAGACGGCGGCACGATACCTCCGACGCGCCTCAGAGGCGCGGTTGGCCGGCGGGCGGATGGCCTGGGAGGCACTCGCGGGCGGTGCCATGCTCCTCGCAGCGCGCGAGTCGCGGATTGAGCGCGAGGCAATCGACGTCGACGTGGCGACCTACACGAAGGCACCTCACGAGCGGGTGTGTGCTGCGGCGCGGAAGATTCGGTGTGAACTCGGGGTCGACACTGTCTCCGTTACCCGACCGAACGCGGTGATGACGGTCGTGGACGCGCTCGATGACGACGCCATCCCGGGGAGTGCAGCCGTGCGGACGTGGCGGCTGGCACACCACCTGATGAAGCTGGGCGATCAAGAGCCGGTCGGGCCGGGGACGTCGCGGCTCACCATCGCGGCGGCGGCACTCTATGGTGCCGATCGGTTGACGCCTCAGAAGCATCTCACCCACAAGCAGGTTGCGGCGGCGACCAGTACGGTCGTGCCGACATCGACGAGCCGGATCAGCCGGTACAACTGCGAGCTCGTCGACGCCTACGAGGCCAGACACGGAACGAAAGACCCGGGTGTCATCCTCGACCAGGAGCCGGACACCCTGCACTGA
- a CDS encoding CPBP family intramembrane glutamic endopeptidase: MGFGPSISAPTITGTQVVYPARLLAAWAVLTVTGLVLERVIRRIQYWIVKITGTHTFGWYSFLHSDHQDDLRETETYTVADLKDRLDWERKWWRRTTQRGVRAVVIAPVVEELTFRGGPYLLAVTLGVAQLPLLVAGSVLWAFLHTRNPRRYRRGTLPVFVSGLLSLYLWLIGLWWLAILVHAGNNLVAIALEASEKWWRRWQHSFSPGEEYTVTVDDRSPQPDRHGLYRAYTPADETLHVADVEPGETTRVRVATTVGLHGYAYPITDSGQEPD, from the coding sequence ATGGGATTCGGACCGAGCATTTCGGCTCCGACCATAACAGGAACACAGGTCGTCTACCCAGCACGGCTCCTTGCAGCGTGGGCCGTACTCACTGTCACGGGGCTTGTTCTTGAACGCGTCATCCGCCGGATCCAATACTGGATTGTCAAGATTACTGGAACGCATACATTCGGCTGGTACTCGTTCCTTCACAGCGATCACCAAGACGACTTGAGAGAGACGGAGACGTACACGGTTGCGGATCTCAAGGACCGACTCGACTGGGAACGCAAGTGGTGGCGTCGAACAACACAGCGAGGCGTCCGCGCCGTCGTGATCGCGCCGGTGGTCGAGGAACTCACGTTTCGCGGCGGCCCATACCTGCTGGCGGTAACCTTGGGCGTCGCTCAACTCCCACTGTTGGTCGCTGGGTCAGTCCTGTGGGCGTTCCTCCATACCCGAAATCCACGCCGCTACCGCCGGGGAACCCTCCCGGTGTTCGTCAGCGGATTGTTGAGCCTGTATCTGTGGCTGATAGGGCTCTGGTGGCTGGCGATCCTGGTGCATGCAGGCAACAATCTGGTTGCGATAGCGCTGGAAGCCAGCGAGAAGTGGTGGCGGCGCTGGCAGCATTCGTTCTCACCAGGCGAAGAATACACCGTGACAGTCGACGACCGGAGCCCACAACCGGATCGTCATGGCCTGTATCGGGCGTACACACCGGCTGACGAAACACTCCACGTCGCCGACGTCGAACCGGGTGAGACGACGCGGGTGCGAGTGGCAACAACGGTTGGACTCCACGGCTACGCGTATCCCATCACCGACTCGGGCCAAGAACCCGACTGA
- a CDS encoding Cdc6/Cdc18 family protein, producing the protein MASSEEQTNTLGDYAAEHGAVAYSRSKSRDDPLSVLDEEDPIFANEDLLRIDHIPDHDKIVGRNDQIETVARRFKPTIDGGSGKGTLLLGKSGSGKTLVTRYVSREVEERGASNDVRIGRAIIDCAQRRSEVQTIIHLSKSLNDSDKTGVEIPQSGIATGAYYDRLWTVIDELYDAVIVVLDEIDRLAPPDDAQNVPPEEADDSKLLMQLSRAGEENDVEASITVVGISNDLKYGDRLDTRVESSFAPDEIVFPAYDATQLGDILNRRCDAYHDGVLSDDVIPLCSAFSAQEHGDARRAIDLFRLAGEIARDDDADHVREEHVRAANDDAEVTRIQDLIRGCPTQAKVAIAALAAMDEYTNQSQFKATEMYQVYREFADAIDMNVLGQKRITDQLREYETLKIIDMTRTSDGYREGTYLQLSLLDEASLLLQSIGLDDRCSEIPIDSRMRQRLIDIVGR; encoded by the coding sequence ATGGCTTCAAGCGAGGAGCAGACGAATACACTCGGCGATTATGCTGCCGAACACGGGGCCGTTGCCTACTCTCGCTCCAAGTCTCGCGATGATCCGCTTTCTGTCCTCGACGAGGAAGATCCGATTTTTGCCAATGAAGATCTGCTCCGTATCGACCACATCCCGGACCACGACAAAATCGTCGGTCGAAACGACCAGATCGAGACCGTTGCTCGGCGATTCAAACCGACGATCGACGGTGGCTCCGGGAAGGGCACACTCCTTCTGGGCAAGTCCGGCTCCGGAAAAACACTCGTCACTCGGTACGTCAGTCGTGAAGTCGAAGAACGAGGCGCAAGCAATGACGTTCGCATTGGCCGTGCAATCATCGACTGTGCCCAACGCCGTTCGGAGGTCCAGACGATTATCCATCTCTCGAAGAGCTTGAATGACTCTGACAAAACGGGCGTGGAGATTCCACAGTCGGGCATCGCGACGGGAGCCTACTACGATCGTTTGTGGACGGTTATCGACGAGTTATACGACGCCGTTATCGTCGTTCTTGACGAAATCGACCGTCTCGCACCCCCTGACGACGCCCAAAATGTCCCTCCTGAGGAGGCTGATGATAGCAAACTCCTGATGCAGTTGTCCCGGGCTGGTGAGGAGAATGATGTTGAGGCCAGCATTACAGTCGTCGGTATCAGTAACGACCTCAAATACGGCGACCGGCTGGACACTCGTGTTGAGAGCTCGTTCGCTCCGGACGAGATCGTGTTCCCAGCGTACGATGCAACCCAACTCGGCGACATTCTGAACCGACGTTGCGACGCCTATCATGACGGTGTCCTCTCGGACGACGTCATCCCGCTGTGTTCGGCGTTTTCTGCACAGGAGCATGGTGATGCACGACGCGCGATCGACCTCTTTCGGCTCGCCGGCGAAATCGCTCGTGACGACGATGCGGACCACGTCCGCGAAGAACACGTCCGCGCTGCCAACGATGATGCCGAAGTGACACGGATTCAGGATCTGATCCGCGGGTGTCCGACGCAGGCGAAGGTTGCAATTGCCGCGCTCGCCGCGATGGACGAATACACGAACCAGTCTCAGTTCAAAGCAACCGAAATGTATCAAGTGTATCGCGAATTCGCCGACGCGATTGATATGAATGTCCTCGGGCAGAAGCGGATCACCGATCAGCTTCGAGAGTATGAGACGCTGAAAATCATCGATATGACCCGAACGAGTGACGGATATCGAGAAGGAACATACCTTCAGCTCTCACTGTTGGACGAGGCGAGTCTCTTGCTTCAATCGATCGGCCTCGATGATCGATGCTCAGAGATTCCTATAGATTCCCGAATGCGCCAACGGCTCATCGATATTGTCGGCCGCTAG
- a CDS encoding helix-turn-helix domain-containing protein: MKNSSEGLHLIIDTLLSASDREFTKSELAEAAGVSRHTVRAHLGTLLEHGIVQAVANGKRYQLNLDSPVTQEIFELNSAINAVGAGHVTIESDTGTVVDE; the protein is encoded by the coding sequence ATGAAGAATAGCTCCGAGGGCCTTCACCTCATCATCGATACCCTACTATCGGCCTCGGACCGTGAATTCACGAAGAGCGAACTGGCTGAAGCAGCAGGTGTAAGTCGCCACACGGTCCGTGCACATCTCGGTACGCTCCTCGAACATGGGATCGTCCAAGCTGTCGCTAACGGGAAACGCTATCAACTCAATCTCGACAGCCCGGTCACACAGGAGATTTTCGAGTTGAACAGCGCGATCAACGCCGTCGGGGCTGGACACGTGACAATCGAGAGCGATACTGGGACTGTCGTCGACGAATAG
- a CDS encoding ParA family protein gives MSTSTKHVAVSNQKGGVGKTMVAINLAGALNQRGHTVLFVDVDPQGNATEGLGLSEVYEEPEPNLRSVLVSQDTALPEIIETHPEMDLVPSNIDLFKGEAELVTEMQGRKRLQRAVADVDGGYDFVIYDCPPSLLVLTDSALLAAQNVLIPALAESTSTRALDILFDQIDTLEAEYETSITEQAIVANRVEPDGEAKEMMTWFQETFEPGLPVFEIRKRVVLKRAWSNGVSVFEHTEDCDMEAEFDQLAAHLEDAL, from the coding sequence ATGTCCACATCAACGAAACACGTCGCAGTGTCGAACCAGAAGGGTGGAGTCGGTAAAACCATGGTTGCCATCAATCTCGCGGGTGCACTTAACCAGCGAGGCCATACCGTCCTCTTCGTCGACGTCGACCCACAAGGAAACGCCACTGAAGGGCTTGGTCTCTCCGAGGTCTATGAAGAGCCAGAACCGAACCTCCGATCAGTGCTCGTCTCACAGGACACAGCGTTACCCGAGATTATCGAGACACATCCCGAGATGGATCTCGTCCCTTCAAATATCGATCTGTTCAAAGGCGAAGCTGAACTCGTCACCGAGATGCAGGGCCGCAAACGTCTCCAGCGGGCCGTCGCCGACGTCGACGGAGGCTACGACTTCGTCATTTATGACTGTCCCCCTTCACTCCTCGTCTTGACTGACAGCGCTCTCCTTGCTGCACAGAACGTTCTCATTCCCGCCCTTGCAGAATCTACGTCAACCCGCGCTCTCGATATTCTCTTTGATCAAATCGACACGCTCGAGGCCGAGTATGAGACATCGATCACCGAGCAGGCGATCGTTGCGAACCGCGTCGAACCCGATGGCGAAGCCAAAGAGATGATGACGTGGTTTCAGGAAACCTTTGAGCCGGGGCTACCCGTCTTCGAGATACGGAAGCGTGTCGTCCTCAAGCGGGCGTGGAGTAATGGAGTCTCAGTGTTCGAGCACACCGAAGACTGCGATATGGAAGCCGAGTTCGACCAGCTCGCTGCTCACCTGGAGGACGCCCTATGA
- the cas6 gene encoding CRISPR-associated endoribonuclease Cas6, whose translation MRLLARLHARADAAYDNAYHHKLRGRIWRALQGTEYEQNHDENRPPGFNYSNPFPPGDMQEGDERTLLISAPQEQLLADVAEDLTADRELNIGQMPFHIDELTSLSPDVGEPGSSGTIETGTGLLVRIPPWRCDDYGIENPGEEAVYWQPEHTIEPLREQLEANLDQKHDLFSPEYLPGPSDTAGDLFEGYELLKTFAVPIQVTADQELTFVLSKWQFNYTVRDDDHRRHLNLALDCGLGERNALGLGFCNLVEKRNPYGEPAAEVHG comes from the coding sequence GTGAGACTACTAGCACGGCTACACGCGCGCGCTGATGCCGCATACGACAACGCGTATCATCACAAGCTCCGAGGTCGGATCTGGCGAGCGTTGCAGGGTACGGAGTACGAACAGAATCATGACGAAAACCGCCCACCGGGATTCAATTACAGTAACCCCTTCCCGCCGGGAGATATGCAGGAAGGGGACGAGCGAACTCTGCTGATTTCAGCCCCCCAAGAGCAACTACTGGCCGATGTTGCAGAAGACCTGACCGCCGATCGCGAGCTCAATATCGGCCAGATGCCGTTCCATATCGACGAACTCACGTCACTGTCACCGGATGTCGGCGAACCAGGGAGCAGCGGGACGATCGAGACTGGCACTGGACTCCTCGTGCGCATCCCACCATGGCGTTGTGACGATTATGGAATTGAGAACCCCGGCGAAGAGGCGGTGTATTGGCAGCCAGAACATACAATCGAGCCACTGCGAGAGCAGCTCGAGGCGAATCTCGACCAGAAACACGATCTGTTCAGCCCGGAATACCTTCCGGGCCCAAGCGACACTGCGGGCGATCTCTTCGAGGGATACGAGCTACTGAAGACGTTCGCCGTCCCGATTCAGGTAACCGCAGACCAGGAGCTAACCTTCGTGCTCTCGAAGTGGCAGTTCAACTACACCGTCAGAGACGATGACCATCGACGCCACCTCAACCTCGCACTGGACTGCGGGCTCGGGGAACGAAACGCGCTGGGGCTGGGATTCTGTAACCTGGTCGAGAAGCGCAACCCGTACGGCGAACCCGCGGCGGAGGTCCACGGATGA
- the cas8b gene encoding type I-B CRISPR-associated protein Cas8b/Csh1 → MSLLPEPSTFEKRYSDDEKLASELPDRPITSLRDLQYVYGRLYTLATAGGGEYAAYLTPEKSTDLFDEPESLLYLRIDLSGNKPRLDPEQPIGVESYGEEKVEAVAHSWFNAAKGFDHSVTHRTGKNKEPEKVAEYLHERLTAWAADDVIQEAVADHEDGWIVDALAALGESEGLRERIETAVDEQLDGKTTALTTVAVKLDSDGEYLLPGEASSVFNEAMRARKRSKLVSKGEATNSIGEATDLVTGNRGPTVGTAEDPLNYFLGKQLEKFPGFDPDEAWRTHPVSEDVAVTLMNARTFVDACDYYTMGANVYYLPYFFGRLQPTEARELYRMLYAVVREQDMTPIQHVYQQFQNDPALQEYGERFRFYVAAVMEHQTKRFDVFGDTLDGSLMSPVELIGSHIDVLESPLFDVHGDAERDTPELRPAFPAPESWDIFVPSEHALLGTLATGWYFEQTFAPADDDDASADDYRIRALVAVLSGEPLDVETVLTEYVERLLEDEGEEFPSFRVSAQYAQLCALAEAGLLTGRDAYKPVAEPRQLTHNHTDDMQQDTPARADGGNVAAARETKLEQFLEQTPALAEDQPERRGSFLLGALVGQVTGYQQVSEGRSTTLIDQYPIKAVTESKLKRLASDVLDKNIVYSRENNMAGTMYSEVVDRLVTTLPQIDIDGDWELDTTDLRFYYSLGVAYGMNNWASNDDEQADGQPATEEEEA, encoded by the coding sequence ATGAGCCTGCTCCCCGAGCCGTCGACGTTCGAGAAGCGTTACAGCGACGACGAGAAGCTAGCAAGCGAGCTACCTGATCGACCGATCACCTCACTCCGCGACCTCCAGTACGTCTACGGCCGTCTGTACACGCTTGCGACCGCGGGGGGTGGCGAGTACGCGGCCTACCTGACGCCGGAGAAATCCACGGACCTGTTCGATGAACCGGAGAGCCTACTCTATCTCCGCATCGATCTGAGTGGGAACAAGCCCCGCCTCGACCCCGAGCAACCGATCGGTGTCGAGAGCTACGGTGAGGAGAAAGTCGAGGCTGTCGCCCACTCGTGGTTTAACGCCGCAAAAGGGTTCGACCACAGTGTCACCCACCGAACGGGCAAGAACAAAGAGCCAGAGAAGGTCGCGGAGTATCTCCACGAACGGCTCACCGCGTGGGCGGCCGACGACGTGATTCAAGAGGCTGTCGCCGATCACGAAGACGGATGGATCGTCGACGCGCTCGCTGCACTCGGCGAGAGTGAGGGGCTTAGAGAACGCATCGAGACGGCCGTCGACGAACAGCTCGACGGGAAGACCACGGCGCTCACGACTGTCGCAGTCAAACTCGATTCTGACGGTGAGTATCTCCTCCCGGGTGAGGCGAGTTCGGTGTTCAACGAAGCAATGCGAGCGCGCAAGCGATCGAAGCTCGTCTCGAAGGGAGAGGCCACGAACTCCATCGGTGAGGCAACCGATCTCGTCACCGGCAATCGAGGCCCGACTGTCGGGACAGCTGAGGATCCGCTGAACTACTTCCTCGGCAAGCAGCTCGAGAAGTTCCCCGGGTTCGATCCAGACGAGGCGTGGCGGACGCACCCAGTCTCGGAAGACGTCGCCGTGACGCTGATGAACGCGCGCACGTTCGTCGACGCCTGCGACTACTACACTATGGGAGCGAACGTCTACTACCTCCCGTACTTCTTCGGGCGATTACAGCCGACAGAGGCCCGAGAGCTCTATCGGATGCTCTATGCCGTCGTACGGGAGCAGGATATGACCCCGATTCAGCACGTCTATCAACAGTTCCAGAATGATCCGGCGCTACAGGAGTACGGAGAGCGGTTCCGCTTCTACGTCGCGGCCGTGATGGAGCACCAGACGAAGCGATTCGACGTGTTCGGCGATACACTCGACGGATCACTGATGTCTCCCGTGGAGTTAATCGGTAGCCATATCGACGTTCTGGAGTCGCCGCTGTTCGACGTTCATGGCGACGCTGAACGGGACACCCCCGAACTCAGGCCAGCATTTCCAGCACCAGAGAGTTGGGACATCTTCGTACCTAGCGAACACGCTCTCTTAGGCACCCTCGCGACTGGGTGGTACTTCGAACAGACGTTCGCGCCGGCCGACGACGATGACGCCAGCGCCGACGACTACCGGATCCGCGCGCTCGTGGCTGTGCTCTCGGGCGAACCGCTTGATGTCGAGACGGTCCTCACAGAGTACGTGGAACGACTGCTCGAGGACGAGGGCGAGGAGTTCCCGAGCTTCCGTGTCTCCGCACAGTACGCACAGCTCTGTGCGCTCGCCGAAGCGGGGCTTCTCACCGGACGCGACGCGTACAAACCGGTTGCAGAGCCGCGGCAGTTGACACACAACCATACAGACGATATGCAACAGGACACACCAGCCCGAGCTGACGGCGGGAACGTCGCTGCGGCTCGGGAGACGAAGCTCGAACAGTTCCTTGAACAGACGCCAGCGCTCGCGGAGGATCAGCCCGAGCGGCGTGGCAGTTTCCTCCTCGGCGCACTGGTCGGTCAAGTAACCGGCTACCAGCAAGTCAGTGAGGGGCGCTCGACGACGCTAATCGACCAGTACCCGATCAAGGCCGTCACAGAGTCGAAGCTGAAGCGCCTTGCCAGCGACGTGCTCGACAAGAACATCGTCTACTCTCGGGAGAACAATATGGCGGGGACGATGTACAGCGAGGTTGTCGATCGGCTGGTGACGACACTCCCCCAGATCGATATCGACGGCGACTGGGAACTCGACACAACGGACCTTCGATTCTACTACTCGCTCGGGGTTGCCTACGGGATGAACAACTGGGCGAGCAACGACGACGAACAGGCCGATGGCCAGCCCGCAACCGAGGAGGAAGAAGCATGA
- the cas7b gene encoding type I-B CRISPR-associated protein Cas7/Csh2, translated as MTDDTYADDSYDPVTNRSEIVFCYDAVDANPNGNPLSGANRPRIDPETQQAIVTDVRLKRYLRDQLDDDGHGVYVRNVKNEAGKQSSREDLLADRMRELDPDDWDLSDLDDDEAAELREEVFGTFLDASADVRYFGATMSVDMKGSYEGFEDYLPDHFTGPVQFSPAKTLHPVTENEEYNSLTSVIATGEGKEQGGFDLDDHRIQYGFIAFHGLVDENGAADTKLSEADVERLDTLPWRAIKNQTISRSKVGQEPRLYLRVEYEDESFHLGGLTRDLDIDEESSAPVDELRNVREFTLDGTELVSRLGRHADRIARVRVVASDVLDVTVGDEVYTAGDKPSEHGFYDVLREAVDDETVEVVDVYDEAAATMPE; from the coding sequence ATGACCGACGACACATACGCCGACGACAGCTACGACCCAGTAACGAACCGATCCGAGATCGTCTTCTGCTACGACGCCGTCGACGCCAACCCGAACGGGAACCCCCTGAGCGGGGCGAACCGGCCGCGAATCGATCCCGAGACCCAGCAGGCGATCGTGACCGACGTCCGGCTGAAGCGCTACCTCCGCGACCAGCTAGACGACGACGGCCACGGCGTCTACGTGCGGAACGTCAAAAACGAGGCGGGCAAGCAGTCCTCGCGTGAAGACCTGCTCGCCGACCGGATGCGCGAACTAGATCCCGACGACTGGGACCTCAGCGATCTGGATGACGATGAGGCGGCCGAACTCCGCGAAGAAGTATTCGGCACGTTCCTTGACGCCAGCGCCGACGTGCGGTATTTCGGCGCGACGATGAGCGTCGACATGAAGGGGAGCTACGAGGGGTTCGAGGACTACCTCCCGGACCACTTCACCGGGCCGGTCCAGTTCTCGCCCGCGAAGACGCTCCACCCTGTAACCGAGAACGAGGAGTACAACAGTCTCACGAGCGTCATCGCGACCGGTGAAGGGAAAGAGCAGGGTGGGTTCGACCTCGACGACCACCGTATTCAGTACGGCTTCATCGCGTTTCACGGATTGGTCGACGAGAATGGTGCCGCTGACACGAAACTCTCTGAGGCGGATGTCGAGCGTCTCGACACCCTCCCGTGGCGCGCGATCAAGAATCAGACCATCAGCCGGAGCAAGGTCGGCCAAGAGCCACGACTCTACCTCCGTGTGGAGTACGAGGACGAGAGCTTCCACCTCGGTGGGCTCACTCGCGATCTTGACATCGATGAAGAGAGCTCGGCCCCTGTGGACGAACTCCGGAACGTCCGAGAGTTCACGCTCGACGGGACTGAGCTCGTCTCCCGGTTGGGCCGCCACGCCGACCGTATCGCCCGCGTTCGTGTCGTTGCCAGCGACGTGCTCGACGTGACCGTCGGCGATGAGGTCTACACTGCGGGCGACAAGCCCAGTGAGCACGGGTTCTACGACGTGCTCCGTGAGGCTGTCGACGACGAGACGGTCGAGGTCGTCGACGTCTACGACGAGGCTGCCGCGACAATGCCCGAGTGA